The following are encoded together in the Lactuca sativa cultivar Salinas chromosome 1, Lsat_Salinas_v11, whole genome shotgun sequence genome:
- the LOC111880156 gene encoding uncharacterized protein LOC111880156, whose product MVKAITVHKHGGPEVLKWEHIQVRVPKEGEIRLKQKAIGLNFLDVYMRQGLHNRAPPLPYIPGMEGAGIITAVGPGVTSCKVGDVVAYASLQVGSYAQERILRADQVVPVPSSVDPVEAAAVIFKGLTAHVLLRKGFKVERGHTILVHAAAGGVGYLLCQWASAIGATVIGTVSTKQKALQAKEDGCHHVILLKDENFVDRVMEITSGKGVEVVYDSVGKDTFDGSIACLKKHGYMVLFGMASGEPQPLSVAQLASKSFYYTFSSVGEYTEDNREELLLAAEELFDNVARGVLRVRVNHKFLLSQASHAHIAIESRKTTGSIVLIPDEE is encoded by the exons ATGGTCAAAGCAATTACAGTTCATAAACACGGTGGCCCTGAG GTCTTGAAATGGGAACACATACAAGTCCGAGTTCCAAAAGAGGGAGAGATCAGGTTGAAGCAAAAGGCAATTGGTCTAAATTTTTTGGATGTGTATATGCGTCAAGGTCTGCACAATCGTGCTCCACCCTTGCCATATATTCCAGGCATGGAAGGAGCTGGAATTATAACAGCTGTAGGTCCAGGAGTAACAAGCTGCAAAGTTGGAGATGTTGTAGCGTACGCTAGCTTGCAGGTCGGTTCTTATGCCCAAGAGAGAATACTTCGGGCAGATCAAGTGGTGCCTGTTCCTTCTTCTGTTGATCCCGTTGAAGCAGCTGCCGTCATTTTCAAAGGACTCACTGCACATGTGTTGCTACGTAAAGGCTTTAAG GTTGAACGTGGACATACGATCCTGGTACATGCAGCAGCAGGTGGGGTCGGATATTTACTTTGTCAATGGGCGAGTGCGATTGGAGCCACCGTCATCGGAACAGTGTCGACTAAGCAGAAGGCTTTACAGGCCAAAGAAGATGGATGTCACCATGTGATTCTTCTGAAAGATGAGAACTTTGTGGATCGTGTGATGGAGATAACATCAGGCAAAGGGGTGGAAGTAGTCTACGATTCTGTTGGGAAAGACACCTTTGAT GGATCAATAGCTTGCTTAAAGAAACATGGATACATGGTGCTTTTCGGGATGGCATCAGGTGAACCACAACCGTTATCTGTTGCTCAACTTGCGTCCAAATCCTTCTACTATACGTTTTCATCAGTTGGGGAATACACAGAAGATAATCGAGAGGAGTTGCTTTTAGCTGCTGAAGAGTTGTTTGATAATGTTGCAAGGGGTGTGTTGAGGGTTCGTGTTAATCACAAGTTTCTTCTGTCTCAAGCAAGCCATGCTCATATTGCTATTGAGAGTCGAAAAACAACGGGTTCGATTGTGTTAATCCCAGACGAGGAGTGA
- the LOC111880142 gene encoding uncharacterized protein LOC111880142, with protein MVKAITVHKHGGTEVLKWEDIKVQVPKEGEIRLKQKAIGLNFLDVYMRQGLHNRAPPLPYIPGMEGAGIIIVVGPGVTSCKVGDVVVYAGLQVGSFAQERILRADQVVPVASSVDPVDAAAVIFKGLTAHVLLHKGFKVERGHTILVHAAASGVGYLLCQWGSAIGAIVIRTVSTKQKALQAKEDGCHHVILLKYENFVDHVMEITSGKMVELVYDSVGKDTFDGSIACFKRGYMVLFGMASGEPQPLSVTQLASKSFYYTFSSVGEYTEDNREELLVAAKELFDNVAKGVLRVRVNHKYLLSQASQAHIAIERRKTTGSVVLIPGEE; from the exons ATGGTCAAAGCAATTACAGTTCATAAGCACGGTGGCACTGAG GTCTTGAAATGGGAAGACATAAAAGTCCAAGTTCCAAAAGAGGGAGAGATCAGGTTGAAGCAAAAGGCAATTGGTCTAAATTTTTTGGATGTGTATATGCGTCAAGGTCTGCACAATCGTGCTCCACCCTTGCCATATATTCCAGGCATGGAAGGAGCTGGAATTATAATAGTTGTAGGTCCAGGTGTAACAAGCTGCAAAGTTGGAGATGTTGTAGTGTACGCTGGCTTGCAGGTCGGTTCTTTTGCCCAAGAGAGAATACTTCGTGCAGATCAAGTGGTGCCTGTTGCTTCTTCTGTTGATCCTGTTGATGCAGCTGCCGTCATTTTCAAAGGACTCACTGCACATGTGTTGCTGCATAAAGGCTTTAAG GTTGAACGTGGACATACGATCCTAGTACATGCAGCAGCAAGTGGGGTTGGATATTTACTTTGTCAATGGGGGAGTGCGATTGGAGCCATCGTCATCAGAACAGTGTCGACTAAGCAGAAGGCTTTACAGGCCAAAGAAGATGGATGTCACCATGTGATTCTTCTCAAATATGAGAACTTTGTGGATCATGTGATGGAGATAACATCGGGCAAAATGGTGGAACTAGTCTACGATTCTGTTGGGAAAGACACCTTTGAT GGATCAATAGCTTGCttt AAACGTGGATACATGGTGCTTTTCGGGATGGCATCAGGTGAACCACAACCGTTATCTGTGACTCAACTTGCGTCCAAATCCTTCTACTATACGTTTTCATCAGTTGGGGAATACACAGAAGATAATCGAGAGGAGTTGCTTGTAGCTGCAAAAGAGTTGTTTGATAATGTTGCAAAGGGTGTGTTGAGGGTTCGTGTTAATCACAAGTATCTTCTGTCTCAAGCAAGCCAAGCTCATATTGCTATTGAGCGTCGAAAAACAACGGGTTCGGTGGTCTTAATCCCAGGCGAGGAGTGA